The uncultured Hyphomonas sp. genome includes a window with the following:
- the odhB gene encoding 2-oxoglutarate dehydrogenase complex dihydrolipoyllysine-residue succinyltransferase encodes MTDITVPTLGESITEATVGQWLKAEGDAVKKDDVLVELETDKVSVEVSATEDGVLGAITAQPGDTVEIGAVLGRIDGGAGGAKPAAAAPAKQEAKEESKPAGAPAASGGETTDIVVPVMGESVAEGTLSTFLKKPGEAVKKDETIAEIETDKVALEVPAPADGVIAEWTVAEGTSVTPGSVIGRVSASAGAAAAPAASAPAQKAAAPAATSGDRPVAPSVRRISAEAGVDPQNIPGTGRDGRATKADAMAYVNAPKAPAAAPAAPSAPRETGPREERVRMTRLRQTIARRLKEAQDTAAMLTTFNDVDMGAIMDLRKKHQESFVAKHGIKLGFMSFFVKACVNALKEVPAVNAEIDGQDIIYKNFYDIGVAVGTEKGLVVPVVRDSDDLSLAGIEKAIANLGKKARDGELTIGDMQGGTFTISNGGIYGSLMSTPILNPPQSGVLGMHRIEQRPVAVNGEVKIRPMMYLALSYDHRIVDGKEAVTFLVRVKEALEDPERMLLEV; translated from the coding sequence ATGACCGACATTACTGTTCCCACACTCGGCGAAAGCATCACCGAGGCCACGGTTGGCCAGTGGCTGAAAGCCGAGGGCGACGCCGTTAAAAAAGACGACGTGCTCGTCGAGCTCGAAACCGACAAGGTCTCCGTGGAAGTCTCCGCCACCGAAGACGGTGTACTTGGCGCCATCACTGCCCAGCCGGGCGACACGGTTGAAATCGGCGCAGTGCTTGGCCGCATTGATGGCGGGGCAGGCGGTGCGAAACCGGCTGCGGCCGCACCTGCCAAGCAAGAGGCCAAGGAAGAGTCAAAGCCTGCCGGTGCGCCGGCTGCTTCCGGCGGCGAGACCACCGATATCGTTGTTCCGGTGATGGGCGAGAGCGTTGCTGAAGGCACGCTGTCCACCTTCCTCAAGAAGCCAGGCGAAGCCGTCAAGAAAGACGAGACCATCGCCGAGATCGAAACCGACAAGGTCGCGCTGGAAGTGCCGGCCCCGGCTGATGGCGTGATCGCCGAATGGACCGTTGCAGAGGGCACGTCCGTGACGCCGGGCTCCGTGATCGGACGGGTCAGCGCGTCTGCTGGCGCCGCTGCTGCACCTGCCGCCTCTGCGCCCGCGCAGAAAGCCGCTGCCCCAGCCGCTACTTCGGGTGACCGCCCGGTCGCCCCGTCGGTTCGCCGGATCTCGGCAGAAGCCGGGGTCGATCCGCAGAATATCCCAGGCACCGGCCGCGACGGCCGCGCAACGAAGGCTGATGCCATGGCTTATGTAAACGCCCCCAAAGCCCCGGCAGCTGCGCCTGCCGCCCCGAGCGCGCCGCGCGAAACCGGCCCGCGGGAAGAGCGTGTGCGGATGACCCGCCTGCGCCAGACCATCGCGCGGCGCCTGAAAGAGGCCCAGGACACGGCCGCCATGCTGACGACATTCAACGATGTCGATATGGGCGCCATCATGGACCTGCGGAAGAAGCACCAGGAAAGCTTCGTCGCCAAGCACGGCATCAAGCTCGGCTTCATGAGCTTCTTCGTGAAGGCCTGCGTCAACGCGCTGAAAGAGGTTCCGGCGGTCAATGCCGAGATCGATGGCCAGGACATCATCTACAAGAACTTCTATGACATCGGCGTTGCCGTCGGCACCGAGAAGGGCCTCGTCGTGCCGGTCGTGCGCGATTCCGACGACCTGTCCCTCGCCGGGATCGAGAAGGCGATTGCCAATCTCGGCAAGAAGGCCCGCGATGGCGAACTGACCATCGGCGACATGCAGGGCGGCACGTTCACGATCTCGAACGGCGGCATCTATGGCTCGCTGATGTCGACGCCGATCCTCAACCCGCCGCAGTCCGGCGTGCTGGGCATGCACCGGATCGAACAGCGCCCGGTCGCCGTGAATGGTGAGGTCAAGATCCGCCCGATGATGTATCTCGCGCTCTCCTATGACCACCGCATCGTCGACGGCAAGGAAGCGGTGACCTTCCTCGTCCGCGTCAAGGAAGCGCTGGAAGATCCGGAGCGGATGCTTCTGGAAGTCTGA
- the yghU gene encoding glutathione-dependent disulfide-bond oxidoreductase has product MTDPTYTPPKVWTWDKESGGRFANINRPIAGPTHDKELPVGKHPFQLYSLGTPNGVKVTIMFEELLAAGHKDAEYDAWLINIGEGDQFGSGFVDINPNSKIPALMDHSTNPPTRLFESGSMLLYLAEKFGAFLPTDHYKRTEAINWLMWQMGSAPFLGGGFGHFYAYAPEKYEYPINRYAMEVKRQLDVLDRRLKDNEYLAGDEYSIADMAVWPWYGALVTGAVYDAGEFLQVQDYTNVIRWMKQVGARPAVRRGQMVNRTFGKPESQLRERHDASDFDTKTQDKLEPQGG; this is encoded by the coding sequence ATGACCGATCCCACTTACACGCCGCCGAAAGTCTGGACCTGGGACAAGGAGAGCGGCGGGCGCTTCGCCAATATCAACCGTCCGATCGCCGGGCCGACGCATGACAAGGAACTGCCGGTCGGCAAGCATCCGTTCCAGCTCTACTCCCTCGGTACGCCGAATGGGGTGAAGGTGACGATCATGTTCGAGGAGCTGCTCGCCGCCGGGCACAAGGATGCCGAATATGATGCCTGGCTGATCAATATCGGGGAAGGGGACCAGTTCGGCTCCGGCTTCGTCGATATCAATCCGAATTCCAAGATCCCGGCCCTGATGGACCATTCCACCAATCCGCCGACGCGTCTGTTCGAATCCGGCTCGATGCTGCTGTATCTCGCCGAGAAGTTCGGTGCCTTCCTGCCGACGGACCATTACAAGCGCACCGAAGCGATCAACTGGCTGATGTGGCAGATGGGCTCTGCGCCCTTCCTCGGCGGCGGTTTCGGCCATTTCTACGCCTATGCGCCGGAGAAGTACGAATACCCGATCAACCGTTACGCCATGGAAGTGAAGCGCCAGCTGGACGTGCTGGACCGGCGCCTGAAAGACAATGAATACCTTGCGGGCGACGAATACTCGATTGCCGATATGGCTGTGTGGCCCTGGTATGGCGCGCTGGTTACCGGCGCTGTCTATGATGCGGGCGAGTTCCTGCAGGTGCAGGACTATACGAACGTTATCCGCTGGATGAAGCAGGTCGGCGCCCGGCCGGCTGTCAGACGCGGCCAGATGGTGAACCGCACCTTCGGTAAGCCGGAATCCCAGCTGCGAGAGCGCCACGATGCCAGCGACTTCGACACGAAGACGCAGGACAAGCTGGAACCCCAAGGCGGCTGA
- a CDS encoding chorismate mutase — protein MTTYTSDPRRHTAETAETMTDVRYEVDRIDRLLVEILAERQSFMDAAARIKGDRNIVHDRARIEDVVAKVKAACEAAGLSPAIAEPVWRTLIDRCIAYEFESYDALSAPLPASS, from the coding sequence ATGACGACCTATACTTCCGACCCGCGCCGGCACACTGCCGAGACCGCAGAGACGATGACCGATGTCCGCTATGAGGTCGACCGGATCGACCGCCTCTTGGTGGAGATCCTGGCCGAACGCCAGTCCTTCATGGACGCAGCGGCCCGGATCAAGGGCGACCGCAACATCGTGCATGACCGCGCCCGGATTGAGGATGTGGTGGCCAAGGTGAAAGCGGCCTGCGAAGCGGCGGGCCTGTCTCCGGCCATCGCAGAGCCTGTCTGGCGGACACTTATCGACCGCTGCATCGCCTATGAATTCGAGAGCTATGACGCTCTGAGCGCGCCTTTGCCAGCCAGTTCGTGA
- a CDS encoding Hpt domain-containing protein, protein MSSTLALLDRDHLNAMTGGDRDLALEVIDIFREQTGLWMRLMDPKAEPKQWADAAHTLKGACLSLGALRLASYCELAEKAGRSETPPSTTAAAVLLGDVRDCLSATMEEVAKAAHELAGKGALRAS, encoded by the coding sequence ATGTCGTCTACACTTGCCCTGCTCGACCGAGATCACCTGAACGCCATGACCGGCGGAGACAGGGATCTCGCCCTTGAGGTCATCGACATTTTCCGGGAGCAGACCGGGCTCTGGATGCGCCTGATGGATCCGAAAGCCGAGCCGAAACAATGGGCAGACGCGGCCCACACGCTGAAAGGCGCCTGTCTCTCGCTGGGCGCGCTGCGCCTTGCCAGCTATTGCGAGCTTGCCGAAAAAGCGGGGCGTTCAGAAACGCCGCCCAGCACAACCGCCGCCGCCGTTCTTCTGGGAGATGTGCGCGACTGTCTGAGCGCCACGATGGAAGAAGTGGCGAAAGCCGCTCACGAACTGGCTGGCAAAGGCGCGCTCAGAGCGTCATAG